The Brasilonema sennae CENA114 genome includes a region encoding these proteins:
- a CDS encoding DUF6152 family protein — MIAKRSQLFRVLIVTIVASLGFAGEVTAHHGYDTTYDVGHPRTITGVIKAVRYTNPHIRMQLQTTGKLRRVWRIDLPSPTQAERRGLTRSFLKVGATATVVGWPAYDGSNEMGASQITIGGKTVQVN; from the coding sequence ATGATTGCAAAGCGCTCTCAGTTATTTCGGGTACTCATAGTTACCATAGTTGCGAGTCTTGGTTTTGCTGGAGAGGTTACAGCACACCACGGCTATGACACAACCTATGATGTCGGACATCCACGGACAATCACAGGGGTGATTAAAGCAGTGAGATATACGAATCCTCACATTCGTATGCAGCTTCAAACAACTGGAAAGTTAAGGCGAGTTTGGAGGATTGACTTACCATCACCTACCCAAGCCGAACGGCGAGGATTAACCCGAAGCTTTTTGAAGGTAGGAGCAACTGCAACTGTGGTAGGATGGCCGGCTTATGATGGTTCCAACGAAATGGGCGCGTCGCAAATCACAATTGGTGGAAAGACTGTACAGGTGAACTGA
- a CDS encoding DUF6152 family protein has translation MMDDQQQPNKAMLKKSFVQAALTAATIATFLASGTESASAHHGWSEYNNEQTLNLTGKIQNVKYDNPHTTIEVKTDDNKVWQAVLAPPARLQRRGLAQGALQVGQQVKLVGYPHRTETSEMRAERITIGKQTVELR, from the coding sequence ATGATGGATGATCAGCAACAGCCAAACAAAGCCATGCTCAAAAAAAGTTTTGTGCAGGCTGCACTGACTGCGGCAACAATTGCAACTTTCTTAGCTTCTGGAACTGAAAGTGCTAGCGCACACCACGGCTGGAGTGAGTACAACAACGAGCAAACACTCAATCTGACTGGAAAAATCCAGAATGTGAAGTACGATAATCCACACACCACAATAGAAGTGAAAACAGATGATAATAAGGTATGGCAAGCAGTCCTAGCACCACCTGCCCGATTGCAAAGACGTGGGTTAGCCCAAGGGGCTTTGCAGGTTGGGCAGCAAGTGAAATTAGTAGGATACCCTCATCGCACTGAAACCAGTGAAATGAGAGCAGAGCGAATCACTATAGGTAAACAAACAGTAGAACTACGCTGA
- a CDS encoding DUF6644 family protein: MNLADTSWWLWLENSALSSTIRQWLWLYPMIETTHILGLAIVFGSVALFDFRLLGFSRHLLVTDMARYLLPWAYLSFAVVVLSGFFLFAVDATEIAANPAFRLKLLLLCAAGMNAAFFHGVALKSVKFWNRGVKAPVVVRAIAVISLVLWTGVIICGRLIAYV, encoded by the coding sequence ATGAACCTTGCTGATACAAGCTGGTGGTTGTGGTTAGAAAACAGTGCCTTGTCCTCAACAATTCGCCAGTGGCTATGGCTTTACCCAATGATCGAAACAACACACATTCTTGGTTTAGCCATTGTCTTTGGCTCAGTTGCTCTGTTCGATTTCAGGTTACTTGGTTTCTCCCGTCACCTGTTGGTAACAGATATGGCACGATACCTCTTGCCCTGGGCTTACCTAAGTTTTGCGGTTGTCGTGCTGTCAGGTTTTTTCCTGTTTGCAGTAGATGCAACCGAAATAGCAGCAAATCCAGCTTTTCGTCTGAAGCTTCTGCTATTGTGTGCCGCTGGGATGAATGCGGCTTTTTTTCATGGAGTGGCTTTGAAGTCCGTTAAGTTTTGGAACCGGGGTGTGAAAGCTCCAGTAGTGGTTAGGGCGATCGCAGTCATTTCCCTTGTGCTTTGGACTGGTGTGATTATTTGTGGTCGCCTCATTGCATACGTTTAA